Proteins encoded by one window of Chondromyces crocatus:
- a CDS encoding transglutaminase-like domain-containing protein codes for MNTAAPHPASAPAARRAIAAALLLVAGVLVLGRAPLGGALAALSTLGALAIGPRITAGPLAQRLFLLILFGLGIATALHLPHDASDNALGRFWLAATLGLLFPAAGRLCLHAPEGGVIVTTSLALLALTTAGKAPLGPAYSAAVVAHLLLVLLALRAADPGRPAWREIPRRSLAIGAALLLLGACVGVGLSRLLPPLAVWSQAQLLGTDEVMTGFGERLWLGSMEGMLQSDTLVLRLEALDPSSPTEGPNDAEPRDPLATISHLRGVVYDHYERGRWTNATRLDVVPAPPASPGATRTLRATLLHGSRDRYFLPLGADRIAPRDDAATIDRFGVLRLPIGDATAVDFDPKPRPASALASPPPSAPPAPQDLDVPPELRPDLERLVASWTSDAQSPAAKVTAIADHLQRDYTYSLSFTRAQGTDPLLDFLLRGRSGHCEYFATATVLLTRVAGVPARLVVGYQVAERSPLGGHALVRERDAHAWAEVHLPTRGWITLDATPASATPEPRSTPFFAALQERLASAWASLTTALTDHLASTLAGLAAVLTAPVAFRMLRRLRKPPRPRPALRSPEEPPPPELTRLFAHLASLTQGSITRAPTETLERFAQRLAKAGHTAASEAITRYAALRYGGIGEQTTVLAALTAATTSRPPASSHAPNRPEDRPLKPPAT; via the coding sequence GTGAACACCGCCGCCCCCCACCCCGCCAGCGCCCCCGCTGCACGCCGCGCCATCGCCGCGGCGCTGCTCCTCGTGGCAGGCGTCCTGGTCCTGGGCCGCGCCCCGCTCGGCGGCGCCCTCGCTGCGCTGAGCACCCTTGGCGCGCTCGCCATCGGCCCCCGCATCACCGCCGGTCCCCTCGCCCAGCGCCTCTTCCTGCTGATCCTCTTCGGCCTGGGCATCGCCACGGCGCTCCACCTCCCGCACGACGCCAGCGACAACGCCCTCGGCCGCTTCTGGCTCGCTGCCACGCTCGGCCTGCTCTTCCCGGCCGCGGGCCGGCTGTGCCTGCACGCCCCCGAGGGAGGCGTCATCGTCACCACCTCCCTCGCCCTGCTCGCGCTCACCACCGCCGGCAAGGCGCCCCTCGGCCCCGCCTACAGCGCGGCCGTCGTCGCCCACCTGCTCCTCGTCCTGCTCGCTCTTCGCGCAGCCGATCCAGGGCGCCCAGCCTGGCGGGAGATCCCCCGGCGCAGCCTCGCCATCGGCGCGGCGCTCCTGCTCCTCGGGGCCTGCGTCGGCGTGGGGCTGTCCCGCCTGCTCCCTCCGCTCGCCGTGTGGTCCCAGGCCCAGCTCCTCGGCACCGACGAGGTCATGACCGGCTTCGGCGAGCGGCTCTGGCTCGGCTCGATGGAGGGCATGCTCCAGTCCGACACCCTCGTCCTGCGCCTCGAAGCGCTCGACCCCTCCTCCCCTACGGAAGGACCCAACGACGCCGAGCCCCGGGACCCCCTGGCCACGATCAGCCACCTCCGCGGCGTCGTCTACGACCACTACGAGCGCGGCCGATGGACCAACGCCACCCGCCTCGACGTCGTCCCTGCCCCCCCTGCCTCGCCGGGCGCGACGCGCACGCTGCGCGCCACCCTCCTTCACGGAAGCCGCGACAGGTACTTCCTGCCCCTTGGCGCGGACCGCATCGCCCCCCGCGACGACGCCGCCACCATCGACCGTTTCGGCGTCCTCCGCCTCCCCATCGGCGACGCGACGGCCGTCGACTTCGACCCGAAGCCCCGCCCCGCTTCTGCCTTGGCATCCCCACCGCCATCAGCCCCTCCCGCTCCTCAGGACCTCGACGTCCCCCCCGAGCTGCGCCCCGACCTGGAGCGCCTCGTCGCTTCCTGGACGAGCGACGCCCAGTCCCCCGCAGCCAAGGTGACCGCCATCGCCGACCACCTCCAGCGCGACTACACCTATTCCCTCTCGTTCACCCGCGCCCAGGGCACCGATCCCCTGCTGGACTTCCTGCTCCGCGGCCGCAGCGGCCACTGCGAGTACTTCGCCACCGCGACCGTCTTGCTCACCCGCGTGGCCGGCGTCCCGGCGCGCCTCGTCGTCGGCTACCAGGTCGCCGAACGCAGCCCCCTCGGCGGCCACGCGCTGGTCCGCGAACGCGACGCCCACGCCTGGGCCGAGGTCCACCTCCCGACGCGCGGCTGGATCACCCTCGACGCCACCCCCGCGAGCGCCACCCCGGAGCCCAGGAGCACCCCCTTCTTCGCGGCCCTCCAGGAGCGCCTCGCCTCGGCCTGGGCATCGCTCACCACCGCCCTCACCGACCACCTCGCCTCCACCCTCGCCGGCCTCGCCGCCGTCCTCACCGCGCCCGTCGCCTTCCGGATGCTGCGACGTCTCCGGAAGCCTCCTCGCCCCCGGCCCGCGCTGCGCTCCCCCGAGGAGCCCCCGCCCCCCGAGCTGACGCGCCTCTTCGCTCACCTCGCTTCCCTCACCCAGGGCAGCATCACGCGCGCCCCCACCGAGACCCTGGAGCGCTTCGCACAGCGCCTCGCGAAGGCAGGCCACACCGCCGCGAGCGAAGCCATCACCCGCTACGCCGCGCTGCGCTACGGCGGCATCGGCGAGCAGACCACCGTACTCGCCGCCCTCACGGCCGCGACGACATCGCGCCCACCCGCCTCATCTCACGCCCCGAACCGCCCCGAAGACCGCCCCCTCAAGCCGCCTGCGACTTGA
- a CDS encoding FHA domain-containing protein, with product MSHETSVPESFGQRPRGESKRLGRRREVELLDEKPLGPREAFLSAYERMRGLAALTRRPAVVAIAVAPDGRVLEATLVEDGHALVVGRHPRCGLRLSSPKVALRQLVVFARREAGAMISRVWDLDTGVPFVTEDGQRNAAVIADGPLHVTVHGFGIWLIPAALCAGWGACGREAWSTLPPRVFVDRRSPGQGRGVIQEGLACASSVGTARSHEEVSHVTGVGPALALGEPDNVEIGWGSLVLTHRGRRMRHEVSLERLERGVLVGRYERCGLEIKAEPEISRVHGLLVKIGGEVWAIDAASTNGLWRADGPVKAAPLRDDDLLRLGRTVTLGWTRRLLPEA from the coding sequence GTGTCCCACGAGACCAGCGTCCCGGAGAGCTTCGGCCAGCGACCGCGAGGGGAGAGCAAGCGCCTCGGGCGGCGTCGCGAGGTGGAGCTGCTCGACGAGAAGCCGCTGGGGCCGCGCGAGGCCTTCCTTTCGGCCTACGAGCGCATGCGAGGGCTCGCGGCGCTCACGCGGCGGCCTGCCGTGGTGGCGATCGCCGTGGCGCCCGACGGGCGGGTCCTGGAGGCGACCCTGGTCGAGGACGGGCACGCGCTCGTGGTGGGGCGACATCCGCGCTGCGGGCTCCGGTTGAGCTCTCCCAAGGTCGCGCTGCGCCAGCTCGTGGTCTTCGCGCGTCGGGAAGCGGGGGCGATGATCTCGCGGGTGTGGGATCTCGATACCGGGGTGCCGTTCGTCACGGAGGATGGGCAGCGCAACGCGGCGGTCATCGCCGACGGGCCGCTGCACGTCACCGTCCACGGGTTCGGGATCTGGCTGATCCCGGCGGCGCTCTGCGCGGGGTGGGGGGCCTGCGGGCGCGAGGCGTGGTCGACGCTGCCACCTCGGGTCTTCGTCGACCGGCGCTCGCCGGGCCAGGGGCGGGGGGTGATCCAGGAGGGCCTCGCGTGCGCCTCGTCCGTGGGCACGGCGCGGAGCCACGAGGAGGTGTCGCATGTCACGGGCGTCGGGCCCGCGCTCGCGCTGGGAGAGCCCGACAACGTGGAGATCGGCTGGGGCAGTCTGGTCCTCACGCACCGTGGGCGACGGATGCGGCACGAGGTGAGCCTGGAGCGGCTGGAGCGGGGGGTGCTCGTCGGTCGCTACGAGCGCTGCGGCCTGGAGATCAAGGCCGAGCCCGAGATCTCCCGGGTCCACGGGCTGCTCGTGAAGATCGGGGGCGAGGTGTGGGCGATCGATGCGGCGAGCACGAACGGGCTGTGGCGTGCCGATGGACCGGTGAAGGCCGCCCCCCTGCGCGACGACGACCTGCTTCGTCTGGGCCGTACGGTGACGCTCGGCTGGACCCGTCGCCTGCTGCCGGAAGCCTAG
- a CDS encoding NAD(P)/FAD-dependent oxidoreductase — translation MQAQDSDPIEPIEPFDVIIVGGRPAGASLAARLGQRGLRVLVVDKATFPSQPEVPSCPVIYPSAIQLLDELGIDESTYEGSCTRLVTGFIEFEGHFRAQLVSPELYGRRYFYYVDRGGFDLALWDNLARYPSVTALSGVTVSDVVRAEDGRVTGVVASERGGPKVTYQARICVVGADGRHSRVARKVGARVIEDRSQQTSTVYSAEWEGVLPVTEDGSPALHVVSGGQGGTLMFFPLASGRTVVATQLRSDRVQLDGDAVGFYERRVRSFATGRRRLAEAQRVSGLIGVSRIANRYLDAGGAGWVLVGDALHHKDPLDGQGIYDALIGAKRLSEVLVAVHEGRTRWEEGLAVYRRQVDEETRPMFRSTMQRLKTELFEGPSPLFIRTMLRWMLNDPEYQRRYFMYLGRVLPPDRWMTPWLMVSAVARGMASDVGRALGFKSQAA, via the coding sequence GTGCAGGCCCAGGATTCGGATCCGATCGAACCGATCGAGCCATTCGACGTGATCATCGTGGGAGGTCGCCCCGCCGGCGCATCCCTGGCCGCGCGGCTCGGACAGCGCGGGTTGCGTGTGCTCGTCGTCGACAAGGCGACGTTTCCATCGCAGCCCGAGGTCCCGTCCTGTCCGGTCATCTACCCCTCGGCGATCCAGCTCCTCGACGAGCTCGGGATCGATGAGTCGACGTACGAGGGGTCCTGCACGCGGCTGGTCACGGGGTTCATCGAGTTCGAGGGGCACTTCAGGGCGCAGCTGGTGTCCCCGGAGCTCTACGGGCGGCGGTACTTCTACTACGTCGACCGGGGGGGGTTCGATCTCGCGCTCTGGGACAACCTCGCGCGATACCCGTCGGTGACGGCGCTCTCGGGGGTCACGGTGTCCGATGTGGTCCGCGCCGAGGACGGGCGGGTGACGGGGGTCGTGGCGTCGGAGCGAGGTGGGCCCAAGGTGACCTACCAGGCGAGGATCTGCGTGGTGGGGGCCGACGGTCGGCACAGCCGCGTGGCGCGCAAGGTGGGGGCCCGGGTGATCGAGGATCGGTCGCAGCAGACGAGCACGGTGTACTCCGCGGAGTGGGAAGGGGTGCTGCCCGTGACCGAGGATGGGTCGCCCGCGCTCCACGTGGTCAGCGGTGGGCAAGGGGGGACGTTGATGTTCTTCCCGCTGGCCAGTGGACGGACGGTGGTGGCGACGCAGCTCCGCTCCGATCGCGTGCAGCTCGACGGGGACGCGGTGGGGTTCTACGAGCGGCGGGTGCGGTCGTTCGCGACGGGGCGGCGGCGTCTCGCCGAGGCGCAGCGGGTGAGTGGGTTGATCGGGGTGAGTCGCATCGCGAACCGGTACCTGGACGCCGGGGGGGCCGGCTGGGTGCTGGTGGGGGACGCGCTCCACCACAAGGATCCGCTGGATGGGCAGGGGATCTACGATGCGCTGATCGGGGCGAAGCGGCTGTCGGAGGTGCTGGTCGCCGTGCACGAGGGGCGCACGCGCTGGGAGGAGGGGCTCGCGGTCTACCGGCGTCAGGTCGACGAGGAGACGCGGCCGATGTTCCGGTCGACGATGCAGCGGCTGAAGACGGAGCTGTTCGAGGGGCCGTCGCCGCTGTTCATCCGGACGATGCTGCGCTGGATGCTGAACGATCCGGAGTACCAGCGGCGGTACTTCATGTACCTGGGGCGGGTGCTGCCGCCGGATCGGTGGATGACGCCGTGGTTGATGGTGTCGGCCGTGGCGCGCGGGATGGCGAGCGATGTGGGGCGGGCGCTGGGGTTCAAGTCGCAGGCGGCTTGA
- a CDS encoding alpha-2-macroglobulin family protein, with translation MRRRWFFAASFLLASLGLVGAGASSCGGAGSAMSGGASSGESASPLLVREVSVPEGELVFPPPSAQRVVRDPLEGVLGVAVPRHARAEVVAESPEVTLPMLDQNRKFVSVGQSFRIRFDQDMELPPKVGGWERKGLLAAKGTLRLTPEVKGEARWINAFTLEFTAAGQFAGDQDYEVALGALKGKSGQALAPWSARLRVTPSVTLAGKVLGYVPDPETIRSVAVYPSGETIIARSQGMSVLYDQPIALTEARKVISLVGEDERPIPLVFDRPRGRTFQGVEVDPRLVVLARPAAPLRAGQKVTLRVRDGGTVGGVKTAAETRTMSVAEPLALKSPMCGSRWDEEACVAEDGQLWVDTQGIHLQFNHAIALSERALRGLISVTPPVRNLSIQNVSWMNMVSIGGGFEASRSYRIVVSGLVDDYGGRIAQPIQLAVRRRPLGASATLPEGLLVLDPAMSKQFPLTTRNVLEAELWAWPIASGDAEAFEAARTQARTHKVPDGAPPVRVPVSIKEAKADALVTSVVDLQKALPAGGSFLTTVRATKFAPGAEPMKFPRGSEAERPSVALLQPAREGSLAVHARSLDGSTLVHVSRLLGGEPVAQASVRFEGKEGPAVTTDAQGIALLGAGSGQVRVEKDGVISFLSLDEGGVSAKHLFPEMAGGNAGSRDDDEEGEGEGDAAVSSAERALLLTDRGIYRPGATVWLKGSLRRPEGDRLVPVAGSEVELRVVGPTGEEVHRARHTTNELGSVATRVDLPADSKVGPHQVLLGAAGAGGESAPLASTMVQVAEFEAPRFAVDVDAAETPVGLRATVRGRYLFGAAMDGGRVSWTLKREAAAFPDGPLTEAGLVFRRSRSWWEDRDGEARWSRAGDGTLGPDGTVVVEQALSMAGVEGPQAFVLEADVTDSSNRHIANRSRVVKHPVARYAGLRLPSSWVGVGEAIPVELGVSDTSGRPVVGASVSARMTRVSWAYTQQRGPGGALRWRWTRSLSEAGRCEVKSAAAPVRCTLTAPHSGDYEIHAEVDGRKGGRTSIWAWRDGSREQVSFPDRGRTVQVATDKARYAPGETAKILVRSPYKAATAVLTVEQGRLLSHRSQRVEGSSAVFEVPIDAAHAPHAHVAVTLLPVGETGSAAVDYKVGAVRIPVSLAASRLDLAVKSDRASFEPGEEVGISLELKERGAPVEGAEIALAVVDEGILRLTNFHLPDPVTALRPGMPLRFHLRDSREGLAELYERSHVAGDGGGSERTMVSQTRKDFVETALWRPDLRTDAEGRASVRFKLPDNLTRFRMMAVALDRGGKGAMAESDFTVRKPLMLVPVVPRFAARGDRFELSAMVHNNTEAPVAATVRLGEKTAPVTVPAGGHSRVAFPFEAREGGEQALSFAVADGTGKVRDAVDLKLRVDEPGLTERPHLDGAFQASREIALAVPASVDGRGGALRVRVGQNLWPELGPRVAFLLGYPHGCVEQTTSSTLPLIAARTILPRIGVAKLSDAEIATRIKAGLTRLSLMKTMSGGLGYWPGDREPNVYGTAYAMRAVVLAKAAGIEAPPGLLEGMQRYLGERLLDGDLEPEVRAAIAESLAELRALPESAADALYDTRERQSLFGKASLAMALSSLSGQEDRVATLLDAVEDGLDADGKLASAPKTNDFHYYGSPTRSRAQAAMALTRLRRGAPVLPRLLSALVRETEAYTTQATSFALLAVAGQIAATTVEGSPVQVFLDGEALAVDRDLGFGSKEFAIPIEKVKGRRATLRLTAEGPAAVAYQVEAAWRRPLFEEGSEALVATRAALGPSVHRVYTDPQGKPIELGAVRAGDLVRVALLVGVPSGLSHERRGYLAITDRLPGGFEPVQPDLATVASAPELDGEHPLSGVLRYGSEASHVELRDDRVLVYFDKLWGERVAATYLARATTAGSFVVPPAAAEFMYEGDSTGYSEAERVVIR, from the coding sequence TTGCGGCGTCGGTGGTTCTTCGCGGCGAGCTTCCTGCTGGCGTCGCTGGGACTCGTCGGCGCGGGCGCAAGTTCGTGTGGGGGCGCGGGTTCGGCGATGTCGGGGGGCGCTTCGTCGGGGGAGTCGGCGTCACCGCTCCTGGTGCGCGAGGTCTCCGTGCCGGAGGGGGAGCTGGTGTTCCCGCCGCCGAGTGCACAGCGCGTGGTGCGTGATCCGCTGGAGGGCGTGCTGGGGGTGGCGGTGCCCAGGCATGCGCGGGCCGAGGTGGTCGCCGAGTCGCCCGAGGTGACGTTGCCGATGCTCGATCAGAACCGGAAGTTCGTGAGCGTCGGGCAGAGCTTCCGGATCCGGTTCGATCAGGACATGGAGCTGCCGCCGAAGGTCGGCGGATGGGAGCGCAAGGGGCTGCTCGCAGCGAAGGGGACGCTGCGCTTGACGCCCGAGGTGAAGGGCGAGGCGCGGTGGATCAACGCGTTCACGCTGGAGTTCACGGCGGCGGGGCAGTTCGCGGGAGACCAGGACTACGAGGTGGCGCTGGGGGCGCTGAAGGGGAAGTCGGGACAGGCACTCGCGCCCTGGAGCGCGAGGCTGCGTGTGACGCCGAGCGTGACCCTCGCGGGGAAGGTGCTGGGGTATGTGCCGGACCCGGAGACGATCCGCTCCGTCGCGGTGTACCCGTCGGGCGAGACGATCATCGCGCGGTCCCAGGGGATGAGCGTGCTCTACGATCAGCCGATCGCGCTCACCGAGGCGCGCAAGGTGATCTCGCTGGTGGGGGAGGACGAGCGTCCGATCCCGCTGGTGTTCGATCGGCCGCGCGGGAGGACGTTCCAGGGGGTGGAGGTGGATCCGCGGCTGGTGGTGCTGGCGCGGCCCGCGGCGCCGCTGCGGGCGGGGCAGAAGGTGACGCTGCGGGTGCGGGACGGGGGGACCGTCGGCGGGGTGAAGACGGCAGCAGAGACGCGGACGATGTCGGTGGCCGAGCCGCTCGCGCTGAAGTCGCCGATGTGCGGGAGCCGGTGGGACGAAGAAGCGTGCGTCGCGGAGGACGGGCAGCTCTGGGTGGACACCCAGGGGATCCATCTCCAGTTCAACCACGCCATCGCGCTGTCCGAGCGGGCGTTGCGGGGCCTGATCTCGGTGACGCCGCCGGTGCGCAACCTGTCGATCCAGAACGTGAGCTGGATGAACATGGTGTCGATCGGCGGTGGGTTCGAGGCGTCGAGGTCGTATCGGATCGTCGTGTCGGGGCTCGTGGACGACTACGGTGGGCGCATCGCGCAGCCCATCCAGCTCGCGGTGCGCAGGCGGCCGCTGGGGGCGAGCGCGACCCTGCCGGAGGGGCTGCTCGTGCTCGATCCGGCGATGTCGAAGCAGTTCCCGCTGACGACGCGGAACGTGCTGGAGGCGGAGCTGTGGGCCTGGCCGATCGCCTCGGGGGACGCGGAGGCCTTCGAGGCGGCGCGTACGCAAGCGCGGACGCACAAGGTGCCTGACGGCGCGCCGCCGGTGCGGGTGCCAGTGTCGATCAAGGAGGCGAAGGCGGATGCGCTGGTGACGAGCGTGGTGGATCTGCAGAAGGCGTTGCCCGCCGGGGGAAGCTTTCTGACGACGGTGCGGGCGACGAAGTTCGCGCCGGGCGCCGAGCCGATGAAGTTCCCGCGCGGGAGCGAGGCGGAGCGGCCGAGCGTGGCGCTCCTCCAGCCGGCGAGGGAAGGGTCGCTCGCGGTGCATGCGCGTTCGCTCGATGGGTCGACGCTGGTCCACGTGTCGAGGCTTCTGGGCGGGGAGCCGGTCGCTCAGGCGAGCGTGCGGTTCGAGGGGAAGGAGGGGCCGGCGGTGACGACGGACGCGCAAGGGATCGCGCTGCTCGGGGCGGGGTCGGGGCAGGTGCGCGTGGAGAAGGACGGGGTGATCTCGTTCCTGTCCCTCGATGAGGGCGGGGTGAGCGCGAAGCACCTGTTCCCGGAGATGGCGGGCGGCAACGCGGGGAGCCGCGATGACGACGAGGAAGGTGAGGGCGAGGGCGACGCTGCGGTGTCGAGCGCGGAGCGGGCGCTGCTGCTGACGGATCGAGGGATCTACCGGCCTGGTGCGACGGTGTGGCTGAAGGGGAGTCTGCGCCGGCCCGAGGGGGATCGGCTGGTGCCAGTGGCCGGCTCGGAGGTGGAGCTGCGGGTGGTGGGGCCGACGGGGGAGGAGGTGCACCGGGCGCGGCACACGACGAACGAGCTGGGGAGCGTGGCGACGCGGGTGGACCTTCCGGCCGACAGCAAGGTGGGTCCGCACCAGGTGCTGCTGGGCGCGGCGGGCGCAGGGGGGGAGAGCGCGCCGCTGGCGTCGACGATGGTGCAGGTGGCGGAGTTCGAGGCGCCGCGGTTCGCGGTGGACGTGGACGCTGCCGAGACGCCGGTGGGGCTGCGGGCGACGGTGCGGGGGCGCTACCTGTTCGGCGCGGCGATGGATGGAGGCCGGGTGAGCTGGACGCTGAAGCGGGAGGCGGCGGCGTTCCCGGACGGGCCGCTGACCGAGGCGGGGCTCGTGTTCAGGCGGTCGCGGTCGTGGTGGGAGGATCGCGACGGAGAGGCGCGGTGGAGTCGGGCAGGGGACGGGACGCTGGGGCCGGACGGGACGGTGGTCGTCGAGCAGGCGCTGTCGATGGCCGGGGTCGAGGGGCCGCAGGCGTTCGTGCTGGAGGCGGACGTGACGGACAGCTCGAACCGTCACATCGCGAACCGGAGCCGGGTGGTGAAGCACCCGGTGGCGCGCTACGCGGGGCTGCGGTTGCCGTCGTCGTGGGTCGGGGTGGGTGAGGCGATCCCGGTGGAGCTGGGGGTGAGCGATACGTCGGGGCGGCCGGTGGTGGGGGCGAGCGTGAGCGCGCGGATGACGCGGGTGAGCTGGGCCTACACGCAGCAGCGAGGGCCAGGAGGGGCGCTGCGGTGGCGCTGGACGCGGTCGCTCAGCGAGGCGGGGCGCTGCGAGGTGAAGAGCGCGGCGGCGCCGGTGCGCTGCACGCTGACGGCGCCGCACAGCGGGGACTACGAGATCCATGCGGAGGTCGATGGCCGCAAGGGCGGGAGGACGTCGATCTGGGCGTGGCGCGATGGGTCGAGAGAGCAGGTGAGCTTTCCGGATCGGGGGCGAACGGTGCAGGTGGCGACCGACAAGGCGCGCTACGCGCCCGGGGAGACGGCGAAGATCCTGGTGCGGAGCCCGTACAAGGCGGCGACGGCGGTGCTGACGGTGGAGCAGGGGCGGCTCCTGTCGCACCGGAGCCAGCGGGTGGAGGGGAGCTCGGCGGTGTTCGAGGTGCCGATCGACGCAGCCCACGCGCCGCACGCGCACGTGGCGGTGACGCTGTTGCCGGTGGGGGAGACGGGCTCGGCGGCGGTGGACTACAAGGTGGGGGCGGTGCGGATCCCCGTGTCGCTCGCGGCGTCGCGGTTGGACCTGGCGGTGAAGTCGGACCGGGCGTCGTTCGAGCCGGGCGAGGAGGTGGGGATCTCGCTGGAGCTGAAGGAGCGCGGGGCGCCCGTGGAGGGGGCGGAGATCGCGCTGGCCGTGGTGGACGAGGGGATCCTGCGGCTGACGAACTTCCATCTGCCAGATCCGGTGACGGCGCTGCGGCCCGGGATGCCGCTGCGGTTTCACCTGCGCGATAGCCGGGAGGGGCTCGCGGAGCTGTACGAGCGGAGCCATGTGGCGGGTGACGGCGGGGGATCGGAGCGAACGATGGTGAGCCAGACGCGGAAGGACTTCGTGGAGACGGCGCTGTGGCGGCCGGATCTGCGGACGGACGCGGAGGGGCGCGCGAGCGTGCGGTTCAAGCTGCCGGATAACCTGACGCGGTTCCGGATGATGGCGGTGGCGCTCGATCGGGGCGGCAAGGGGGCGATGGCGGAGAGCGACTTCACGGTGCGCAAGCCGCTGATGCTGGTGCCGGTGGTGCCGCGGTTCGCGGCGCGCGGGGATCGCTTCGAACTCTCGGCGATGGTGCACAACAACACGGAGGCGCCCGTGGCAGCGACGGTGCGGCTCGGGGAGAAGACGGCGCCGGTGACGGTGCCGGCCGGGGGGCACAGCCGGGTGGCGTTCCCATTCGAGGCGCGCGAGGGGGGGGAGCAGGCGCTCTCGTTCGCGGTGGCGGACGGGACGGGCAAGGTGCGCGACGCGGTGGACTTGAAGCTCCGGGTGGATGAGCCAGGCCTCACGGAGCGGCCTCACCTGGACGGGGCGTTCCAGGCGTCGCGGGAGATCGCGCTGGCGGTGCCGGCGAGCGTGGATGGGCGCGGTGGGGCGCTGCGGGTGCGGGTCGGCCAGAACTTGTGGCCCGAGCTGGGGCCGCGGGTGGCGTTCTTGCTGGGCTATCCGCACGGCTGCGTGGAGCAGACGACGTCGAGCACGCTGCCGCTCATCGCGGCGCGGACGATCTTGCCGCGGATCGGGGTGGCGAAGCTGAGCGACGCGGAGATCGCGACGCGGATCAAGGCCGGGCTCACGCGGCTGTCGTTGATGAAGACGATGTCGGGAGGGCTCGGGTACTGGCCAGGGGACCGGGAGCCGAACGTGTACGGGACGGCGTACGCGATGCGGGCGGTGGTGCTGGCCAAGGCGGCCGGGATCGAGGCGCCCCCGGGCTTGCTCGAGGGAATGCAGCGGTATCTCGGGGAGCGGCTGCTCGACGGGGATCTGGAGCCCGAGGTGCGGGCGGCCATCGCGGAGAGCCTCGCGGAGTTGCGCGCGCTGCCGGAGAGTGCGGCCGATGCGCTCTACGACACGCGGGAGCGCCAGAGCTTGTTCGGGAAGGCGAGCCTGGCGATGGCGCTGTCGAGCTTGTCAGGGCAGGAGGACCGGGTGGCGACGCTGCTCGACGCGGTCGAGGACGGTCTCGACGCGGACGGGAAGCTGGCGTCGGCGCCGAAGACGAACGACTTCCACTACTACGGGTCGCCGACGCGCAGCCGCGCGCAGGCGGCGATGGCGCTGACGCGGCTGCGGCGAGGCGCGCCGGTGCTCCCGCGGCTTCTGTCGGCGCTGGTGCGAGAGACCGAGGCGTACACCACGCAAGCGACGTCGTTCGCACTCCTGGCGGTGGCCGGTCAGATCGCGGCGACCACCGTGGAGGGAAGCCCGGTGCAGGTCTTCCTGGACGGGGAAGCGCTCGCGGTGGATCGGGATCTGGGGTTCGGGAGCAAGGAGTTCGCGATCCCGATCGAGAAGGTGAAGGGGCGCCGGGCGACGCTGCGGCTCACGGCCGAGGGGCCTGCGGCGGTGGCGTACCAGGTGGAGGCCGCGTGGCGGAGGCCGCTGTTCGAGGAGGGGTCCGAGGCGCTCGTGGCGACGCGCGCCGCGCTGGGGCCGAGCGTGCACCGGGTGTACACGGATCCGCAGGGGAAGCCGATCGAGCTGGGCGCGGTGCGTGCGGGGGACCTGGTGCGGGTAGCGCTCCTGGTGGGGGTGCCGAGCGGGCTTTCGCACGAGCGGCGTGGGTACCTGGCGATCACCGATCGGTTGCCGGGAGGATTCGAGCCGGTGCAGCCCGACCTGGCCACGGTGGCCTCGGCGCCGGAGCTCGACGGGGAACACCCGCTGTCCGGGGTGCTGCGGTACGGGAGCGAGGCGAGCCACGTGGAGCTGCGCGACGATCGGGTGCTCGTGTACTTCGACAAGCTCTGGGGAGAGCGGGTCGCCGCGACGTACCTGGCGCGGGCCACGACGGCAGGCTCGTTCGTGGTGCCGCCAGCCGCGGCAGAGTTCATGTACGAGGGCGACTCGACCGGCTACTCCGAGGCAGAGCGGGTCGTGATCCGCTGA